A region from the Oceaniferula marina genome encodes:
- a CDS encoding cation-transporting P-type ATPase, translating to MNTPDSIHWHATPVGEVSALLESSSTTGLSEETVLTRLEQFGPNRISESKGSSEWKRFFLQFHQALIYILLAATGITMALGEWVDASVIFGVVLINAIIGYLQEAKAEKAINELANMLLTEATVRRDGQKRRIPSTELVPGDVVLLQSGDRVPADLRLMQLRNLQIEEAALTGESVPVEKQCCHLAADTMLAERSNQAFTGTLVTYGQGEGFVTATGDQTEMGRIAELIHSADPLQTPLTRKITQFSRLLLYVILGLAAMTFIIGIARGESWVDMFMAAVALAVGAIPEGLPAALTITLAIGVSRMAKRRAIIRKLPAVETLGSTTVICSDKTGTLTQNQMTVQEIHAGGRVYHVTGSGYETEGSIHYEETPVMIGENVALVETLGAGLLCNDSCLVHHPEGQTSVQGDPTEAALIVAAQKAGLTDEEMHGRLPRIETIPFESEYQYMATLHGKQEDPKIIYIKGSVEAVMERCTHALDTTGNLIPLNRARQTQCAEDMASRGLRVLAFARREMPGSHHRLEHGHISKELTFLGLQGKLDPPRPEAIAAVAQCQSAGIKVKMITGDHALTAKAVAQQIGLDTSTPALTGRELEQLSDEELADVAEQTSVFARVAPKQKLRLVKALQSHHHIVAMTGDGVNDAPALKQADIGTAMGITGTDVSKEAADMILTDDNFASIEAAVEEGRSVFDNLTKFIVWTLPTNFGEGLVILAAILTGTTLPIVPVQILWINMTTAILLGLMLVFEPKEKDMMDRPPRDPMMPILTRTLQLRIFLVALIMLAGCFSLFTWELDRGASVAEARTAAVNVFVMVEMFYLYNCRSFSRSIFAIGFFSNKWIIIGSLIMIVLQLLITYSPAMNTLFHTAPIGLDVWWRILAIATIAYLAVGIEKWITDRTHRSKGPIGSSPLE from the coding sequence ATGAACACTCCGGACTCCATTCACTGGCACGCTACACCGGTCGGAGAGGTCTCTGCACTTCTGGAATCCTCATCTACAACGGGTCTAAGTGAGGAAACAGTCCTCACCCGGCTTGAACAATTTGGGCCCAACCGAATATCAGAAAGCAAAGGCAGCAGCGAATGGAAGCGCTTTTTCTTACAGTTTCACCAAGCCCTGATCTACATTCTGCTCGCTGCGACCGGCATCACCATGGCTCTCGGCGAATGGGTGGATGCTTCGGTCATTTTTGGCGTTGTGTTGATCAATGCCATCATCGGATATCTTCAGGAGGCCAAAGCTGAAAAAGCGATCAACGAGCTTGCCAACATGCTGCTCACCGAGGCCACGGTCCGTCGCGATGGTCAAAAGCGACGCATCCCCTCCACCGAGCTTGTCCCCGGTGATGTGGTGCTTCTGCAATCCGGCGACCGGGTTCCGGCCGACCTCCGCTTGATGCAGCTACGGAATCTTCAAATAGAAGAGGCGGCCCTGACCGGAGAATCCGTTCCCGTCGAAAAACAATGCTGCCACTTGGCTGCAGATACCATGCTTGCAGAGCGAAGCAACCAGGCATTCACTGGCACCCTCGTCACCTATGGTCAGGGAGAAGGGTTCGTTACCGCCACCGGAGACCAAACGGAGATGGGACGGATCGCCGAACTCATCCACAGCGCGGATCCCTTGCAAACCCCACTCACTCGGAAAATCACCCAGTTCAGCCGCCTACTACTTTACGTGATTCTCGGCCTGGCTGCAATGACCTTCATCATCGGAATTGCTCGAGGGGAATCATGGGTCGACATGTTCATGGCCGCTGTCGCTCTGGCCGTGGGAGCCATCCCCGAAGGCCTGCCCGCAGCTCTCACCATCACATTGGCCATCGGAGTCTCCCGTATGGCCAAACGACGCGCCATCATCCGCAAACTGCCAGCCGTCGAAACCCTGGGAAGCACCACCGTCATCTGCTCCGACAAAACAGGCACCCTGACCCAGAACCAAATGACCGTGCAGGAAATCCATGCAGGCGGCAGGGTCTACCATGTCACTGGCAGCGGCTACGAAACCGAAGGCTCCATCCACTACGAAGAAACCCCGGTGATGATCGGAGAAAATGTCGCCTTAGTCGAAACCCTCGGCGCAGGATTGCTCTGTAATGATTCATGTCTGGTGCATCATCCTGAGGGCCAGACAAGCGTCCAGGGAGACCCGACCGAGGCCGCATTGATCGTCGCCGCGCAAAAAGCAGGTCTCACCGATGAAGAGATGCATGGCCGGCTCCCACGGATCGAAACCATCCCCTTCGAGTCTGAATACCAATACATGGCCACCTTGCACGGTAAACAAGAGGACCCCAAAATCATCTATATCAAAGGCTCCGTGGAAGCTGTGATGGAACGCTGCACCCACGCACTCGACACCACCGGAAATCTCATTCCACTGAACCGAGCCCGTCAAACCCAATGTGCCGAAGACATGGCATCCCGCGGCCTACGCGTGCTCGCATTTGCCAGGAGAGAAATGCCGGGGTCACACCATCGCCTGGAACACGGCCACATTTCCAAAGAGCTCACCTTCCTGGGCCTGCAAGGTAAACTCGACCCCCCGCGACCCGAAGCCATCGCCGCGGTCGCCCAATGCCAGTCAGCAGGCATCAAAGTAAAGATGATCACCGGAGACCACGCGCTAACAGCCAAAGCGGTCGCACAGCAAATTGGACTCGACACTTCTACCCCTGCACTTACCGGGCGCGAACTCGAACAACTCAGCGATGAAGAACTAGCCGACGTCGCGGAACAAACCTCCGTCTTTGCCCGCGTGGCCCCCAAACAAAAATTGCGTTTAGTCAAGGCTTTGCAATCCCATCACCACATCGTAGCCATGACCGGCGACGGAGTAAACGATGCCCCCGCTTTAAAGCAAGCCGACATTGGCACCGCCATGGGGATCACCGGCACCGATGTATCCAAAGAAGCCGCCGACATGATCCTCACGGATGATAACTTTGCCTCGATCGAGGCCGCCGTGGAAGAAGGCCGCAGCGTTTTTGACAACCTGACCAAATTCATCGTCTGGACACTGCCCACCAACTTTGGCGAGGGGCTGGTCATTCTGGCAGCGATCCTCACCGGCACCACCCTACCCATCGTCCCCGTGCAAATCCTCTGGATCAACATGACCACCGCCATCCTGTTAGGTCTCATGCTCGTTTTTGAACCCAAGGAAAAAGACATGATGGATCGCCCGCCCCGCGATCCCATGATGCCGATCCTGACACGCACTTTACAGCTCAGAATCTTCCTTGTTGCCCTCATCATGCTGGCCGGATGTTTTTCTCTCTTCACATGGGAGCTCGACCGCGGTGCCAGCGTAGCAGAAGCCCGAACCGCAGCCGTCAACGTCTTTGTCATGGTTGAAATGTTCTACCTCTACAACTGCCGCAGTTTCTCCCGCTCAATTTTCGCCATCGGGTTCTTCTCCAACAAATGGATCATTATCGGCTCACTCATCATGATCGTTCTGCAACTGCTCATCACCTACTCCCCCGCCATGAACACCCTCTTCCACACCGCCCCCATCGGTCTGGATGTCTGGTGGAGAATTCTCGCCATCGCCACCATCGCCTACCTCGCTGTAGGCATCGAAAAATGGATCACCGACCGAACACACAGAAGCAAAGGGCCCATTGG
- a CDS encoding universal stress protein, which translates to MNPSPSIVVGIDYSASSAKALRKAVHAGTLRGGSVVAVHVLSSSHLQHWAGHKDESFSQDDLIEQSREQLSAFIAKEAPDAEVEQIVCVGRPADQLARVVSDRGASVLVVAANDMSKGHLGTTASSCLRFVPSDVLVVRNWQSGNFKKIVVCTDCSPTSERVVEKAIEIAVLHGATLEILHVIYPPKQDLWGEVLEDAADDDMSYPERMRHRSQETLNRTLIPLSSQLEAVKYSTVILESTVPSVEMTCHLEDVGADLAVLGTRQHSKLTSLFLGTNAERMMHDAKVSVLAVRY; encoded by the coding sequence ATGAACCCAAGCCCATCCATCGTTGTCGGTATTGATTATTCAGCATCATCAGCCAAGGCACTTCGCAAGGCGGTGCACGCAGGCACGTTGCGGGGAGGTTCGGTGGTGGCGGTTCATGTTTTAAGTTCGAGTCATTTGCAGCATTGGGCGGGGCATAAGGACGAGTCGTTCTCGCAGGATGATTTGATTGAGCAGTCCAGGGAGCAGTTGAGTGCGTTCATCGCAAAGGAAGCTCCAGATGCTGAGGTCGAGCAGATTGTGTGTGTGGGTAGGCCGGCGGACCAATTGGCTCGGGTGGTCAGTGACCGTGGGGCTTCGGTGTTGGTGGTTGCGGCCAATGACATGAGCAAGGGCCATCTCGGAACGACGGCTTCGAGTTGCTTACGTTTTGTTCCCTCGGATGTTTTGGTGGTGCGAAATTGGCAGAGCGGCAATTTCAAGAAGATTGTGGTTTGTACGGATTGTTCACCGACATCCGAGCGTGTGGTAGAAAAGGCGATTGAGATTGCCGTGCTCCATGGCGCGACACTGGAAATTCTTCATGTGATTTATCCGCCGAAGCAAGATTTATGGGGAGAGGTGCTTGAGGATGCTGCTGATGACGACATGAGCTACCCTGAGCGGATGCGTCACAGGTCGCAGGAAACATTAAACCGGACTCTGATCCCGCTATCGTCGCAGCTTGAAGCTGTGAAGTACTCGACGGTGATTTTGGAATCCACAGTGCCGTCTGTCGAAATGACCTGTCATCTCGAGGATGTCGGGGCGGACTTGGCCGTGCTTGGAACCCGGCAGCATTCTAAACTAACCAGTCTATTTCTCGGGACCAATGCGGAGCGCATGATGCATGACGCCAAGGTCTCTGTTCTGGCCGTCAGGTATTGA
- a CDS encoding NAD(P)-dependent oxidoreductase: MADITPIVVNPEGSKRVVVTKELPGTHWQDILTAADCRIEIMPGTEILSKEEIIALIGDQCDGAIGQLTEAWDTDTLGALKAAGGTAYSNYAVGFNNVDVAAANELGLPVGNTPGVLTETTAELAIALTFAASRRIVESDQFMRSGQFHGWLPQLFMGQLFHGKTVGIIGAGRIGAAYARMMVEGHKMNLVYYDLYQNESLEDYVADYGALLEKHGEPAVTCQRVDSIEELLKVSDLVSLHTVLDENTKHLINEERLNLMKKDAILVNSARGPIIDENALVAHCQKNPDFRVGLDVFEEEPAMAPGLADLDNVVIVPHIASATVWTREGMASLAASNVAGLLQGYSLWDGADVLPFLEGDIPQAMPNIVNASEVGIS, encoded by the coding sequence ATGGCTGATATTACTCCTATTGTTGTCAATCCCGAAGGCTCCAAGCGGGTCGTCGTGACGAAAGAATTACCCGGAACGCATTGGCAGGATATTCTGACTGCCGCGGATTGCCGGATTGAAATCATGCCGGGGACTGAGATCCTCAGCAAGGAAGAGATCATCGCGTTGATTGGGGACCAGTGTGACGGTGCGATCGGTCAGTTGACCGAGGCCTGGGACACGGATACGCTTGGTGCCTTGAAAGCGGCCGGAGGCACGGCCTACAGTAACTACGCGGTAGGTTTTAACAACGTGGACGTCGCTGCCGCGAATGAGTTGGGTCTCCCCGTGGGAAACACTCCGGGCGTGTTGACCGAGACCACTGCCGAGCTGGCAATCGCTCTCACCTTTGCCGCATCACGCCGCATTGTGGAGTCGGATCAATTTATGCGCAGCGGTCAGTTCCACGGTTGGTTGCCACAGTTGTTCATGGGGCAGCTGTTCCACGGCAAGACGGTAGGTATCATTGGTGCAGGTCGTATTGGTGCCGCCTATGCCCGCATGATGGTGGAGGGGCATAAGATGAACCTGGTGTATTATGATCTCTATCAGAATGAATCTCTGGAAGATTATGTGGCTGACTATGGTGCCTTGTTGGAGAAGCATGGTGAGCCTGCTGTGACCTGTCAGCGTGTGGACAGCATTGAAGAACTGTTGAAGGTTTCCGACTTGGTTAGTTTGCACACGGTGCTCGATGAAAACACCAAGCACCTGATCAATGAAGAGCGCCTGAACCTGATGAAGAAGGATGCCATTCTGGTGAACTCGGCCCGTGGTCCGATCATTGATGAGAATGCGTTGGTGGCACACTGTCAGAAGAACCCTGACTTCCGGGTTGGGCTCGACGTTTTTGAAGAAGAGCCAGCCATGGCCCCGGGACTGGCGGATCTCGATAATGTGGTGATTGTTCCCCACATTGCATCCGCGACTGTTTGGACTCGTGAAGGTATGGCCTCTTTGGCTGCCTCTAACGTTGCTGGCCTGCTGCAAGGGTATTCGCTTTGGGATGGTGCCGATGTGCTGCCATTCCTCGAGGGGGATATTCCACAGGCGATGCCAAACATCGTGAACGCCTCGGAAGTAGGTATTTCCTAA
- a CDS encoding kinase: protein MSDVPRWLSQIMQEERLPSSFVGNAMGYYVPLAKKIQQWQREKGGVLVVGVNGAQGTGKSTMSKVLATALQEECGCCCAVISIDDIYQTKAVRAELAQQIHPLLATRGVPGTHDTTLGMQVIQDLMAGKLVPVPSFDKASDDRRPESEWTVPSEAVDVILFEGWCIGAVAEPPEALPKAINVLEEKEDADGAWRGFVNERLQSEYVDLFALLDRLVMIKAPDFECVHHWRGEQEDKLRASKASEVGADLSGLMSVEQLERFIMHYERLTRWMFDEMPGRADVLFELSAEHIIESGTGLSS from the coding sequence ATGTCTGATGTACCACGCTGGCTGAGCCAGATTATGCAGGAGGAGCGATTGCCCTCGTCGTTTGTTGGAAATGCCATGGGGTATTATGTGCCCTTGGCAAAAAAGATTCAGCAATGGCAGCGTGAGAAGGGAGGAGTGCTTGTGGTGGGCGTCAATGGGGCCCAGGGGACGGGGAAGTCAACGATGTCCAAGGTGCTGGCAACGGCATTGCAGGAAGAGTGTGGGTGTTGCTGTGCCGTGATTTCCATTGATGATATCTATCAGACCAAGGCCGTGCGTGCCGAGTTGGCGCAGCAGATTCATCCTTTACTCGCGACGCGCGGAGTGCCGGGAACCCACGATACCACGCTGGGGATGCAGGTGATCCAGGATCTTATGGCGGGAAAACTGGTTCCGGTTCCTTCGTTTGACAAGGCGTCTGATGATCGGCGCCCGGAGAGTGAATGGACGGTTCCCTCTGAGGCTGTGGATGTGATTCTGTTTGAAGGCTGGTGTATTGGTGCTGTGGCTGAGCCGCCGGAGGCTTTGCCGAAAGCGATCAATGTTTTGGAAGAAAAGGAAGATGCGGATGGCGCATGGCGGGGATTTGTGAACGAGCGGTTGCAGTCGGAATACGTTGACTTATTTGCGTTGCTGGATCGTCTGGTGATGATCAAGGCTCCTGATTTTGAATGTGTGCATCATTGGCGTGGTGAGCAGGAGGACAAACTGAGGGCGTCCAAGGCCTCCGAGGTGGGAGCCGATCTGAGTGGACTGATGAGTGTGGAGCAACTGGAGCGATTTATCATGCATTACGAGCGTTTGACCCGGTGGATGTTTGATGAGATGCCGGGGCGTGCTGATGTGCTATTTGAGTTGTCGGCAGAGCATATAATCGAGTCCGGAACCGGCTTGAGTTCGTAG